The Gossypium arboreum isolate Shixiya-1 chromosome 4, ASM2569848v2, whole genome shotgun sequence DNA segment TCTCCATTATAATTCATATGGGTTATTAATTTTCTCTCAAAAGATCAAAGCTTTGTCTTCTGTTTGTTCTTTGGAGAGAATAGATTCTGTGAAGGATCAAATCAACAAAACAGAAAAAAAGAAAGACCTTTTCTTTTAAGAAGAAAGTCTTTGCGGTTTTAGTTCTTAACTTCTTATAGTTTTGGTTGGTTAGTTAACTTTAGATCTCACTTTAATGTCTTTTATTCTTGTATTTGAATTACTGAGAATTTCTTTAAAAGCCCTATTTGCTACTAATAGTACTATAATAGAATATAAGATATTGATGGGATTTGAGGAAAGATTTTTAATATGAACTCTTTTTCTTGGTATTTAGCAACTACTTTTGATTtttatgctgttttttttttatgattatttgaattATAACTGTTTGGGGTTGTAGTTTTCACCTTGCTCAGGAACCTTTTGCAAAAAGTAGCTACAGATCTTTCATTGAAATGAAGTTTCCGGGCTGGCCAAGAAAATTTCTAGCAGAATCAAGTTTGAATTTGCATTAGAATTTGTGGGACAATTGAATTGATCATTCCATTTCTCTTGAGAGCTTAGCATTAACCATTAAGTGTGATGAAGTATAGTTTAATGGTGTAATTGGCCTTGTTCCATAGTAGTTTATCTCTATGTGATCAGCTAGCCTAATAAAGCGGTaacgtttttttttcttttgtttttgggATCAAGACTATACTCATTAAACTTTGGACTTCACATTTACTTAAACCTGTTTGGTATTCATGTCATGTGCTCTAAATTCCAAATTATTTCAGACTTCATAATTCAGCAGTTAGAAGTGTGATTGCTTTATAAACTTACAATCAATGGTGTTCATGGATACTGGTTTCGGCATTGTAGGAAAACATGGAATCGAGTAGGGGTCAAGGTGGAATCCAGCAGTTGCTTGCTGCAGAACAAGAAGCTCAGCATATTGTCAATACTGCCAGAAATGGTAACTACTCTATTTGTTGTGTTCAACAGATTTATAGATTAAACCCTTTAAAGCCATTTGTCTAGATTTATTCTTATAGACTGATATCTATGTTTGTGTCTGTGTATGCCTGCAAGAATTGGTGAgaataaggagaaaagaaaagttatcTTCTTCATGAACTCGATGGAGGAGTTGGCTTTGTCATTTTCTCTCATATTTTTCTTGTGTTTGCATGTGTGTATGCATGTGGTCATTCGCATTGTGTCCTGATATGCATGGAATTGCTTCTGCATGcattattattttttgtattcTCAAAGTAGTCCTTGGGGTTTGTTTTGGTTCATTATTATAACTTTGTATTTTTAGCTCTAAAGTAATTTGTCTCATTTcttaatattttttgaatttgtatCTTTAGCCAAGATGGCTAGGCTGAAACAAGCCAAGGAAGAGGCTGAAAAGGAGATTGCTGAATATCGAGCTCAAGTGGAGAAGGAGTTTCAG contains these protein-coding regions:
- the LOC108458204 gene encoding V-type proton ATPase subunit G1-like produces the protein MESSRGQGGIQQLLAAEQEAQHIVNTARNAKMARLKQAKEEAEKEIAEYRAQVEKEFQRKLAESSGDSGANVKRLEKETEAKIDHLKNEAARISDDVVQMLLKHVTTVKN